A single region of the Streptomyces virginiae genome encodes:
- a CDS encoding AraC family transcriptional regulator yields the protein MPRSEPAGFEPSTVAASYARAVLNATGDGADGTAGAGVWAPPGDRLPFTQVRALWDVVIGAGGGDPHAGLRVGDGIKPGSLHVLGHVVLTCATLAEAAEAAVRYHPLVSQAGTVSLERGGEGTRIRYRPTVDPATMRPQQVEAVVTGMVRAARWIAGDDWAPLSVSFTHARTGSAEPYARILGCPVTFGAAENALTVANRDLDLPRAPYDPELGALHRAYADRLLRELSTSVTLADRVRQWLDHAPLDGTRPADAGRGVHLSPRTLRRALQEEGTSWRALLDAARHRRARRLLETTDLPLDRIAPLVGLSGATALVRAFTRWEGVTPGAYRARSAGPR from the coding sequence ATGCCCCGCTCCGAGCCGGCCGGCTTCGAGCCGTCCACCGTCGCCGCGTCCTACGCGCGCGCCGTCCTGAACGCCACGGGGGACGGCGCCGACGGCACGGCCGGGGCCGGCGTCTGGGCCCCGCCCGGGGACCGGCTGCCCTTCACGCAGGTGCGTGCCCTCTGGGACGTGGTGATCGGGGCCGGGGGCGGCGATCCGCACGCGGGGCTCCGCGTCGGGGACGGGATCAAGCCGGGCAGTCTCCACGTCCTCGGCCACGTGGTGCTGACCTGCGCGACGCTCGCGGAGGCCGCCGAGGCGGCGGTCCGTTACCACCCGCTGGTCAGTCAGGCCGGCACGGTCTCCCTGGAACGCGGCGGCGAGGGTACCCGGATCCGGTACCGGCCGACCGTAGACCCGGCCACCATGCGTCCCCAGCAGGTGGAGGCCGTCGTCACCGGCATGGTGCGGGCCGCCCGCTGGATCGCCGGGGACGACTGGGCGCCGCTGTCGGTGTCCTTCACGCACGCCCGTACCGGCTCCGCCGAGCCGTACGCCCGGATCCTCGGCTGCCCCGTGACCTTCGGCGCCGCCGAGAACGCGCTCACCGTCGCCAACCGCGACCTCGACCTGCCGCGAGCCCCGTACGACCCGGAACTCGGCGCCCTGCACCGCGCCTACGCCGACCGGCTGCTGCGCGAGCTGTCGACCTCCGTGACGCTCGCGGACCGGGTCCGGCAGTGGCTGGACCACGCGCCGCTCGACGGTACCCGGCCCGCCGACGCCGGCCGGGGTGTCCATCTCAGCCCCCGCACCCTGCGCCGGGCCCTCCAGGAGGAGGGCACCTCGTGGCGGGCCCTCCTCGACGCGGCCCGGCACCGCCGGGCGCGCCGGCTGCTGGAGACCACGGATCTGCCGCTCGACCGGATCGCCCCGCTCGTCGGCCTGAGCGGGGCGACGGCGCTGGTCCGCGCGTTCACCCGGTGGGAGGGCGTCACGCCCGGCGCGTACCGGGCCCGGAGCGCGGGCCCTCGATGA
- a CDS encoding Fur family transcriptional regulator yields the protein MSDLLERLRGRGWRMTSQRRVVAEVLDGDHVHLTADEVHARAALLLPEIARATVYNTLGELVAIGEVAEVSVQGRVKRFDPNVRHPHQHLVCTGCGTIRDVHATGLPADLPPEERFGFTVSAIEVTYRGLCPACAAGAGGTRS from the coding sequence ATGAGCGACCTGCTGGAGCGGCTTCGGGGGCGCGGCTGGCGGATGACGTCCCAGCGGCGCGTCGTGGCGGAGGTGCTCGACGGCGATCACGTGCACCTGACGGCCGACGAGGTGCACGCCCGCGCGGCGCTGCTGCTGCCCGAGATCGCCCGGGCGACGGTCTACAACACCCTGGGCGAGCTGGTCGCGATCGGCGAGGTGGCGGAGGTCTCCGTACAGGGCCGGGTCAAGCGCTTCGACCCCAACGTGCGCCATCCGCACCAGCACTTGGTGTGCACGGGCTGCGGCACCATCCGCGACGTCCACGCGACCGGGCTGCCGGCCGACCTGCCGCCCGAGGAGCGGTTCGGCTTCACCGTGTCCGCGATCGAGGTCACCTACCGCGGGCTGTGCCCCGCCTGCGCCGCCGGGGCGGGAGGCACACGATCGTGA
- the katG gene encoding catalase/peroxidase HPI, translating into MSGSDSENPVIPAPTPAPTRPRSNRDWWPNQLDLQVLHQQSPLADPMGDDFDYAEEFATLDLDALKRDVFEVMTASQDWWPADYGHYGPLFIRMSWHSAGTYRIADGRGGGGAGAQRFAPLNSWPDNASLDKARRLLWPVKQKYGRKISWADLLVFAGNCALESMGFKTFGFAFGREDIWEPDEVFWGPEDTWLGDERYSGDRELSGPFGAVQMGLIYVNPEGPNGDPNPLAAARDIRETFARMAMNDEETAALIIGGHTFGKCHGAVGADYIGPEPEGCPIEQQGLGWKNTYGSGSGVDSLTSGLEGAWTTRPTTWDNGYLDNLFAYEWELTTSPAGAQQWTPKDPAAQGTVPDAHDPAKKHAPMMLTTDLALRMDPVYAPIAKSFHENPDKLAEAFAKAWYKLLHRDMGPISRYLGPWVPEPQLWQDPVPAVDHELVGPEDVAALKRTILDSGLSLPQLVTAAWAAASSFRGTDMRGGANGARIRLAPQKDWEVNDLPEVAEVLRTLEGIQRDFDGAQSGGKKVSLADLIVLGGCAAVEQGAKNAGYAIEVPFAPGRTDASQEQTDVESFAVLEPKADGFRNYLRAGEKLSPETLLLDRANLLNLTAPEMTVLIGGMRALNTGFRQSRHGVFTDRPEALTNDFFVNLLDMGTRWKASESTENVFEGRDHATGQVRWTATAVDLVFGSHAQLRALSEVYAAQDAGEKFVRDFVSAWDKVMNLDRFDLA; encoded by the coding sequence GTGTCCGGCAGCGACAGCGAGAACCCAGTAATCCCTGCCCCGACCCCCGCGCCGACTCGCCCCAGGTCGAATCGGGACTGGTGGCCGAACCAGCTGGACCTTCAGGTTCTGCACCAGCAATCGCCCCTGGCCGATCCCATGGGCGACGATTTCGACTACGCGGAAGAGTTCGCGACCCTGGACCTCGACGCCCTGAAGCGGGACGTCTTCGAGGTGATGACGGCCTCGCAGGACTGGTGGCCCGCGGACTACGGCCACTACGGACCGCTCTTCATCCGGATGAGCTGGCATTCCGCGGGAACGTACCGCATCGCCGACGGCCGGGGCGGCGGCGGTGCCGGCGCCCAGCGATTCGCCCCGCTCAACAGTTGGCCGGACAACGCGAGCCTCGACAAGGCCCGCCGTCTGCTGTGGCCGGTCAAGCAGAAATACGGTCGGAAGATCTCATGGGCCGACCTTTTGGTGTTCGCCGGTAACTGCGCGCTGGAATCCATGGGTTTCAAGACGTTCGGATTCGCTTTCGGGCGCGAGGACATCTGGGAACCCGATGAGGTTTTCTGGGGTCCCGAGGACACGTGGCTCGGGGACGAGCGCTACAGCGGCGACCGGGAACTCTCCGGCCCGTTCGGCGCCGTGCAGATGGGGCTCATCTATGTGAACCCGGAAGGCCCCAACGGGGACCCGAACCCGCTCGCCGCGGCCCGCGACATCCGTGAGACGTTCGCGCGCATGGCCATGAACGACGAGGAGACGGCCGCCCTCATCATCGGCGGTCACACCTTCGGCAAGTGCCACGGTGCGGTCGGCGCCGACTACATCGGACCCGAGCCGGAAGGCTGCCCGATCGAGCAGCAGGGCCTCGGCTGGAAGAACACCTACGGCAGCGGCAGTGGCGTCGACTCGCTCACCAGCGGTCTGGAGGGCGCGTGGACCACCCGGCCGACGACGTGGGACAACGGCTACCTGGACAACCTGTTCGCGTACGAGTGGGAGCTGACCACGAGCCCGGCCGGCGCGCAGCAGTGGACCCCCAAGGACCCCGCGGCCCAGGGCACGGTGCCGGACGCCCATGACCCGGCGAAGAAGCACGCTCCGATGATGCTGACGACGGACCTCGCGCTGCGGATGGACCCGGTCTACGCACCGATCGCGAAGAGCTTCCACGAGAACCCGGACAAGCTCGCCGAGGCGTTCGCCAAGGCCTGGTACAAGCTGCTGCACCGCGACATGGGCCCGATCTCGCGCTACCTCGGCCCGTGGGTGCCCGAACCCCAGCTGTGGCAGGACCCCGTACCCGCGGTCGATCACGAGCTGGTCGGTCCCGAGGACGTCGCCGCCCTCAAGCGCACGATCCTCGACTCGGGGTTGTCCCTCCCGCAGCTGGTCACGGCGGCGTGGGCGGCGGCGTCGAGCTTCCGCGGCACGGACATGCGGGGCGGGGCCAACGGAGCCCGGATCCGGCTCGCGCCGCAGAAGGACTGGGAGGTCAACGACCTGCCCGAGGTGGCCGAAGTGCTTCGGACACTCGAAGGGATCCAGCGGGACTTCGACGGCGCGCAGAGCGGCGGGAAGAAGGTCTCGCTCGCCGACCTGATCGTGCTGGGCGGCTGCGCGGCCGTCGAACAGGGCGCGAAGAACGCCGGGTACGCCATCGAGGTGCCGTTCGCGCCGGGCCGCACGGACGCCTCGCAGGAGCAGACGGATGTGGAATCCTTCGCCGTCCTCGAACCCAAGGCGGACGGCTTCCGCAACTATCTGCGGGCGGGCGAGAAGCTGTCGCCGGAGACGCTGCTGCTGGACCGTGCCAACCTGCTGAACCTGACCGCCCCCGAGATGACGGTGCTCATCGGCGGGATGCGGGCGCTGAACACCGGCTTCCGGCAGTCCCGGCACGGCGTCTTCACGGACCGGCCCGAGGCGCTGACCAACGACTTCTTCGTGAACCTGCTCGACATGGGCACGCGGTGGAAGGCGTCGGAGTCGACCGAGAACGTGTTCGAGGGCCGGGACCACGCCACGGGCCAGGTCAGGTGGACGGCGACCGCGGTGGACCTCGTCTTCGGTTCGCACGCCCAGCTCCGGGCGCTCTCGGAAGTCTACGCGGCGCAGGACGCGGGCGAGAAGTTCGTCCGTGACTTCGTCTCCGCCTGGGACAAGGTGATGAACCTCGACCGGTTCGACCTCGCATAG
- the dacB gene encoding D-alanyl-D-alanine carboxypeptidase/D-alanyl-D-alanine endopeptidase, whose amino-acid sequence MSRPFHLAPIRRGLAAACAALLFVALASGTATGADPTPTPTPSTGTSPSATGDTGLGGLDPRIRAIMRKPDYRNAQWGLLQTDPDDGRVVHSLFPEQFFIPGSTAKLLSVSGPWHTLGADHRFVTPLYAVGERDGATLTGDLDLVAQGDLTMGGRTRPDGTVAYTDLDHTYANDFPGATLTPQNPLAGIDQLARQVRDSGITRVDGDVIVDSRLFLPDPELVPTPTPLIINDNLIDLMTTPGDRPGADARLDWRPKVAPYEVTSSVKTVAAGRPTAITVTATDGGTRIRLTGTIAAGSEPLLRTSPIVDPAGFGRVALIEALERAGVHVTADPTGANPVGRLPSDYDGRPRVAAYTSPPYAQYAKLILKVSHNLGANLGICLLAVTAKSDRCPAGFPVLADFLDQAGVDREQAQLMDGRGGNPADRATPQVLVQMLAYWQRTPDARLFREALPILGVDGLLAENCRGCPARGKVFAKTGAAVGGDALNDRLAVGAITIAGYLDKGGGRFDTFYAGVNGASTPGADPTEVLTIANDLAMIAAYLQESSAP is encoded by the coding sequence GTGAGCAGACCGTTCCACCTCGCACCGATACGGCGCGGCCTGGCCGCCGCCTGCGCCGCCCTGCTGTTCGTGGCCCTCGCCTCGGGGACCGCCACCGGCGCGGACCCGACCCCGACCCCGACCCCGTCCACGGGCACGTCGCCGTCCGCGACCGGCGACACGGGCCTCGGGGGCCTCGACCCGCGCATCAGGGCGATCATGCGCAAGCCGGACTACCGCAACGCCCAGTGGGGCCTGCTGCAGACCGACCCTGACGACGGCCGCGTGGTGCACAGTCTCTTCCCCGAGCAGTTCTTCATCCCCGGATCCACTGCCAAACTGCTCAGCGTCTCGGGCCCGTGGCACACCCTCGGCGCCGACCACCGCTTCGTGACCCCGCTCTACGCGGTCGGGGAGCGCGACGGCGCGACGCTGACCGGCGACCTCGACCTCGTCGCCCAGGGCGACCTCACCATGGGCGGCCGGACGCGCCCCGACGGCACGGTCGCGTACACCGACCTCGACCACACCTACGCCAACGACTTCCCCGGCGCGACCCTCACCCCGCAGAACCCGCTCGCCGGGATCGACCAGCTCGCCCGGCAGGTGCGCGACTCCGGCATCACCCGCGTCGACGGCGACGTGATCGTCGACAGTCGGCTGTTCCTCCCCGACCCGGAGCTCGTCCCCACCCCGACGCCGCTGATCATCAACGACAACCTGATCGACCTCATGACCACCCCCGGGGACCGACCCGGCGCGGACGCACGGCTGGACTGGCGGCCCAAGGTCGCGCCCTACGAGGTCACCTCGTCGGTGAAGACCGTGGCGGCCGGGAGGCCGACCGCGATCACGGTGACGGCCACCGACGGCGGAACCCGCATCCGGCTGACCGGAACGATCGCGGCGGGCTCCGAACCACTGCTGCGCACCTCCCCGATCGTGGACCCGGCCGGCTTCGGACGCGTCGCGCTGATCGAGGCCCTCGAACGCGCCGGGGTGCACGTCACCGCCGACCCGACGGGCGCCAACCCGGTGGGGCGGCTGCCGAGCGACTACGACGGGCGGCCGCGGGTGGCGGCGTACACCTCCCCGCCCTACGCCCAGTACGCCAAGCTGATCCTCAAGGTCAGCCACAACCTGGGCGCCAACCTCGGCATCTGCCTCCTGGCCGTCACGGCGAAGAGCGACCGGTGTCCGGCGGGCTTCCCGGTGCTCGCCGACTTCCTCGACCAGGCCGGCGTGGACCGTGAGCAGGCGCAGCTCATGGACGGCCGGGGCGGCAACCCCGCCGACCGGGCCACCCCTCAGGTGCTGGTGCAGATGCTGGCGTACTGGCAGCGGACCCCCGACGCCCGACTGTTCCGGGAGGCTCTGCCGATCCTGGGGGTCGACGGTCTGCTGGCCGAGAACTGCCGCGGCTGCCCGGCCCGGGGGAAGGTGTTCGCCAAGACCGGCGCGGCCGTCGGCGGTGACGCCCTCAACGACCGGCTGGCCGTCGGCGCGATCACCATCGCGGGCTATCTGGACAAGGGCGGCGGCCGCTTCGACACCTTCTACGCGGGCGTCAACGGCGCCTCCACACCGGGCGCCGACCCCACCGAGGTACTGACCATCGCCAACGACCTCGCGATGATCGCCGCCTACCTCCAGGAGTCCTCGGCGCCCTGA
- a CDS encoding carotenoid oxygenase family protein codes for MNTYVPPRFDPTRVPHLLGSFAPVSEEVDVADLEVTGELPDSLDGLYLRNGPNPRFTPIGSYLYPIDGDGMLHGVWVSGGRARYRNRFVRTPALLAEERAGRALWGGLASMVVPDADQVGPELAGTFRDMPDINVVRHAGRLLALAESACPFRVDSELATLGREEFGGALPAGITAHPKIDPVTGEMVVFCYGLEPPYLTWSVIDRHGAVSRGPTPVDGVDEPMMIHDMALTGRYAVLVLAPAFFDLAAAMAGGSFLAWRPERGTRVALIPRDGGPVRWASDEAFWTWHTVNAYDDGPGPDAPVVLDYVQWSRLTVGGPEEDTGPISGGLMRARLDPAAGSMARTPLDDSRVEFPRVDDRRIGRRHRYTALATETGRTDLLPGEYDAVRWYDDETGTSRVWSAGDLSVGEPVFAPEPGSEEGGHWLTFATDRTDGSSWFLVIPAEDPAAGPVARARIPVRVPLGLHGCWLPTEE; via the coding sequence GTGAACACGTACGTCCCACCCCGCTTCGACCCCACTCGTGTCCCCCACCTGCTGGGGTCCTTCGCACCCGTGTCCGAGGAGGTCGACGTCGCGGACCTGGAGGTGACGGGCGAGCTGCCCGACTCCCTGGACGGCCTGTACCTGCGCAACGGCCCCAATCCGCGGTTCACGCCGATCGGCTCGTACCTGTACCCCATCGACGGCGACGGGATGCTGCACGGTGTGTGGGTCTCCGGCGGCCGGGCCCGCTACCGCAACCGCTTCGTCCGTACCCCCGCGCTGCTGGCCGAGGAACGGGCCGGCCGGGCCCTGTGGGGCGGCCTCGCATCGATGGTCGTGCCGGACGCCGACCAGGTGGGACCGGAGCTCGCCGGCACCTTCCGGGACATGCCCGACATCAACGTGGTCCGGCACGCCGGCCGGCTGCTGGCCCTCGCCGAGTCGGCCTGCCCCTTCCGGGTCGACTCCGAACTGGCGACGCTGGGCCGCGAGGAGTTCGGCGGGGCGCTGCCCGCCGGCATCACCGCCCACCCCAAGATCGACCCGGTCACGGGCGAGATGGTCGTCTTCTGCTACGGCCTGGAGCCGCCCTACCTGACCTGGTCCGTCATCGACCGCCACGGCGCGGTCAGCCGCGGGCCCACCCCGGTCGACGGGGTGGACGAGCCGATGATGATCCACGACATGGCTCTGACCGGCCGCTACGCCGTTCTCGTCCTCGCCCCGGCCTTCTTCGACCTCGCCGCGGCCATGGCGGGCGGCTCCTTCCTGGCCTGGCGGCCCGAACGCGGCACCCGGGTGGCGCTGATCCCGCGCGACGGCGGACCGGTGCGCTGGGCGTCCGACGAGGCGTTCTGGACGTGGCACACCGTGAACGCGTACGACGACGGCCCGGGCCCGGACGCCCCGGTGGTCCTCGACTACGTGCAGTGGAGCAGGCTGACCGTCGGCGGCCCCGAGGAGGACACCGGCCCGATCAGCGGCGGCCTGATGCGGGCACGCCTCGACCCGGCCGCCGGCAGCATGGCCCGTACCCCGCTGGACGACTCCCGGGTGGAGTTCCCGCGGGTCGACGACCGGCGCATCGGCCGGCGCCACCGGTACACCGCGCTGGCCACCGAGACCGGGCGGACGGATCTGCTGCCGGGCGAGTACGACGCCGTGCGCTGGTACGACGACGAGACCGGCACCTCCCGCGTCTGGTCGGCCGGGGACCTCTCCGTCGGCGAGCCGGTCTTCGCCCCCGAGCCCGGCTCCGAGGAGGGCGGCCACTGGCTGACCTTCGCCACGGACCGCACCGACGGGTCGAGCTGGTTCCTGGTCATCCCCGCAGAGGACCCCGCCGCCGGCCCGGTGGCGCGCGCCCGTATCCCCGTGCGCGTCCCGCTCGGCCTGCACGGCTGCTGGCTGCCGACCGAGGAGTGA
- a CDS encoding FUSC family protein, which translates to MSGTVAVPLAPPPRARLRSAVRLAVCAAVPWFLCLWWGTSTVPVPAALPAVLILRDDVYDAPRRGWERLVGVVVGVALTTLVLHWLPPPTASSVASLSVVASASFLAVLACGCAGMYLMYQGGAPNQQVLVSALVIYATALPGYAVARLAESAVGIATVVLLGPLLWPPDPYRTAATGLDTYRGELDDLLGTVAARLGAGGPPTVPGLPEDAELWLRPRGGLAAYERAARRTRLPRLYLRTPARPPDGLEERLRLAARTALTLQYFTEELRERARTDGPDRPPGTPVPDPALRDLAPLVRATARALDAALRGADCAADLDRARELDLAHRAAHPTRHDAVLRAGLHLTHEAVAAHLSARR; encoded by the coding sequence ATGTCCGGTACGGTCGCCGTCCCGCTCGCCCCACCGCCCCGCGCGCGACTGCGCTCCGCCGTCCGCCTGGCCGTGTGCGCCGCCGTGCCCTGGTTCCTTTGTCTGTGGTGGGGCACGAGCACGGTTCCCGTGCCGGCCGCCCTGCCGGCCGTCCTGATCCTCCGTGACGACGTGTACGACGCCCCGCGGCGCGGGTGGGAACGGCTCGTGGGCGTCGTCGTCGGCGTGGCGCTGACCACCCTCGTGCTGCACTGGCTGCCGCCTCCCACGGCCTCCTCCGTGGCCTCGCTGTCGGTGGTCGCGTCGGCGTCCTTCCTGGCCGTACTGGCCTGCGGCTGCGCGGGCATGTACCTGATGTACCAGGGCGGCGCCCCCAACCAGCAGGTCCTGGTCAGCGCACTGGTGATCTACGCGACCGCTCTCCCCGGCTATGCCGTGGCCCGCCTCGCGGAGAGCGCCGTCGGCATCGCCACCGTGGTCCTGCTGGGCCCACTGCTCTGGCCGCCGGACCCGTACCGGACGGCCGCGACCGGACTCGACACGTACCGGGGCGAACTCGACGACCTCCTCGGCACGGTCGCCGCCCGGCTCGGCGCCGGCGGACCGCCCACCGTCCCGGGGCTCCCCGAGGACGCGGAGCTGTGGCTGCGACCCCGCGGCGGCCTCGCGGCGTACGAGCGGGCCGCTCGGCGCACCCGGCTCCCCCGGCTGTACCTGCGCACGCCCGCCCGACCGCCGGACGGGCTGGAGGAGCGGCTGAGGCTCGCCGCCCGAACCGCCCTCACCCTCCAGTACTTCACCGAGGAACTCCGGGAGCGCGCCCGGACCGACGGCCCCGACCGACCCCCCGGGACGCCCGTACCCGACCCGGCCCTGCGCGACCTCGCCCCGCTGGTACGGGCCACCGCCCGCGCGCTGGACGCCGCCCTGCGCGGCGCGGACTGCGCCGCGGACCTCGACCGGGCCCGCGAGCTGGACCTCGCCCACCGCGCGGCCCACCCCACCCGGCACGACGCGGTCCTGCGGGCGGGTCTGCACCTGACCCACGAGGCCGTCGCCGCCCACCTGTCGGCCCGCCGCTGA